A single Endozoicomonas sp. NE40 DNA region contains:
- the grxD gene encoding Grx4 family monothiol glutaredoxin — MAFELEDFQEQIKTHNILLYMKGSPKLPQCGFSSKAVQVLMACGEQFAFVDVLANPEIRANLPKYANWPTFPQLWVGGELVGGCDILIDMYNSGDLQKLISEAAGKSE; from the coding sequence ATGGCATTTGAACTCGAAGACTTCCAGGAACAAATCAAAACCCACAACATTCTGCTTTATATGAAGGGTTCCCCAAAACTGCCTCAGTGTGGCTTTTCGTCTAAAGCCGTTCAGGTACTGATGGCCTGTGGCGAACAGTTTGCTTTTGTTGACGTTCTGGCAAACCCTGAAATTCGTGCCAACCTGCCAAAATACGCTAACTGGCCAACCTTCCCTCAGCTGTGGGTAGGTGGTGAACTGGTTGGTGGCTGTGACATTCTGATTGATATGTACAACAGTGGTGACCTGCAGAAACTGATCTCTGAGGCGGCAGGCAAAAGCGAGTAA
- a CDS encoding M48 family metallopeptidase, whose translation MKKFFRTIAVGAAITLAGCQSVSTTSSGTIGVQRQQRMVTMLSESEVNQMAADAYRQELAKGKEDGTLNQNQKQLKQLRKIADQLVKHVGVFRMDALHWDWEVNLLTSKQLNAYCMPGGKIMFYTGILDELELTDDEIAAIMGHEMAHALREHGREAMSRAYVQQLGFSAAAALLGADQNTMQMADVVVNYAMTLPNSRTNEVEADLIGLELMARAGYDPHAAVTLWEKMSAAAEGSPPEFMSTHPAHNTRISGLRANIPKVKHLGGRD comes from the coding sequence ATGAAGAAATTTTTCAGGACGATTGCTGTAGGGGCAGCAATAACGCTGGCCGGATGCCAGTCGGTTTCTACTACTTCGTCCGGCACCATTGGTGTGCAGAGACAGCAGCGAATGGTGACCATGCTTTCTGAAAGTGAAGTCAACCAGATGGCTGCTGACGCATACCGTCAGGAGCTGGCAAAGGGAAAAGAGGACGGTACGCTTAACCAGAATCAGAAACAGCTGAAACAATTGCGGAAAATTGCTGACCAGTTGGTGAAGCACGTTGGAGTGTTCCGGATGGATGCCCTGCACTGGGACTGGGAAGTTAACCTGCTCACCAGTAAACAGCTGAATGCTTACTGTATGCCGGGAGGTAAGATTATGTTTTACACCGGTATTCTGGATGAGTTAGAGCTGACGGATGACGAGATCGCCGCGATTATGGGGCATGAGATGGCTCATGCCTTGCGTGAACACGGTCGGGAGGCCATGTCCCGCGCCTATGTACAGCAACTGGGGTTCAGTGCCGCTGCAGCCTTGCTGGGGGCCGATCAGAACACGATGCAAATGGCTGATGTTGTAGTGAATTACGCCATGACCCTGCCAAACAGCAGAACCAATGAGGTGGAGGCAGACCTGATTGGACTGGAACTGATGGCAAGGGCTGGTTATGACCCTCATGCAGCCGTCACGCTCTGGGAAAAAATGTCAGCGGCGGCTGAGGGCAGTCCACCCGAGTTCATGAGTACTCACCCAGCGCATAACACGCGAATTTCCGGCTTACGTGCCAATATTCCCAAGGTGAAACACCTGGGAGGGCGGGATTAA
- a CDS encoding pyridoxal phosphate-dependent aminotransferase: MIKVDQLNRNVRGLKPSATLRINEDSNRLIRQGRDIIKLGLGQSPFPVPEVVTSALRLHAHEKDYLPVKGLYSLREAVASYYQRRDGIPRQAEDVLVGPGSKELIFNLQMACEGDLLIPAPSWVSYAPQAQLLGRKVFHLPTSPQNHWRLQADELDAFCQQEPERTRILILNYPSNPTGCSYDADSLKALSEVARKYGIIVVADEIYAETTFAGNHQSMSVYYPEGTVISSGLSKWCGAGGWRLGVMLLPDELRPLQDAMAVIASETFTSISAPTQYAACTAFSESAALDAYLLATRDVLKRISSYMVKRLRAVGLEMEEPVGGFYLLTSFEALRSKLEKKGIFSSERLCEKLLEETGVALLPGSDFGLDDNQLYTRMAFVDFDGDRALGAIDDNSLSEEAFIEVNCPKLVQACHRIENWLK; this comes from the coding sequence ATGATTAAAGTCGATCAGCTCAACAGGAACGTGAGAGGGTTGAAACCTTCAGCCACACTGCGGATTAACGAAGACAGCAATCGCCTGATCCGACAGGGGCGGGACATCATTAAACTGGGGCTTGGGCAATCCCCGTTCCCGGTTCCGGAAGTGGTGACCAGTGCGTTAAGGTTGCACGCTCATGAAAAAGACTACCTGCCTGTCAAAGGTCTTTACTCATTACGCGAAGCGGTTGCCAGTTATTACCAGCGAAGGGATGGTATTCCAAGGCAGGCTGAAGATGTTCTGGTGGGTCCGGGTTCCAAAGAGTTAATTTTTAATTTGCAGATGGCTTGTGAAGGGGACCTCTTGATTCCTGCGCCCTCATGGGTTTCCTATGCTCCCCAGGCTCAGCTGTTAGGACGTAAGGTTTTTCACTTGCCGACCAGCCCACAAAATCACTGGCGGCTTCAGGCGGATGAGCTGGATGCGTTCTGTCAGCAGGAACCTGAACGAACCCGTATTCTGATTCTGAATTACCCCAGTAACCCAACCGGTTGCAGTTATGATGCAGACAGCCTGAAAGCGTTATCGGAAGTTGCCCGAAAATACGGCATTATCGTGGTGGCTGATGAGATTTATGCGGAAACCACCTTTGCTGGCAATCATCAGTCGATGTCAGTGTACTATCCCGAAGGAACGGTTATCAGCAGTGGCCTCAGTAAATGGTGTGGTGCCGGAGGCTGGCGACTGGGGGTGATGTTGCTGCCAGATGAGCTAAGACCTTTGCAGGATGCCATGGCTGTCATTGCCAGTGAAACCTTTACTTCTATCAGCGCGCCGACCCAGTATGCAGCCTGTACGGCTTTTTCTGAGTCGGCTGCTCTGGATGCTTATCTCTTGGCAACCCGGGATGTGTTAAAACGAATTTCGTCGTATATGGTGAAAAGGCTGAGGGCTGTCGGGCTGGAAATGGAGGAGCCGGTAGGAGGCTTTTATCTGTTGACCAGCTTTGAAGCCCTGAGGTCAAAGCTGGAAAAAAAGGGCATTTTTTCATCGGAACGGCTCTGCGAGAAGCTGCTGGAAGAGACCGGTGTCGCCTTATTACCGGGTTCAGATTTTGGTTTAGACGACAATCAGTTGTACACTCGCATGGCATTTGTTGATTTTGATGGTGACAGGGCGCTGGGTGCAATAGACGACAACAGCCTTTCTGAAGAGGCGTTTATTGAAGTGAACTGTCCCAAGCTGGTACAGGCCTGCCATCGAATCGAAAACTGGTTGAAATAA
- the metE gene encoding 5-methyltetrahydropteroyltriglutamate--homocysteine S-methyltransferase, whose product MATSHCVGFPRIGRYRELKKATEAYWRGDLDQSALMAEGSRLRSMHWRMQQDAGMDWVATGDFAWYDQMLNHSMMLGAIPQRFEDGIEDNQLDTQFRMARGRAPSGQATAACEMTKWFDTNYHYIVPELHKGQTFQLTSRAVIEETAEAQEQGFNAKPVLIGPLTWLWLGKIKGEHFNRLELLDDLVVVYGQVLSELAKTSVQWVQIDEPILVLDLPQPWLQAFESVYNRLQTHDIKIMLATYFGGLQEATTTVVNLPVEGLHIDLVRAPEQLMSELDRLPAYKTLSVGVIDGRNIWRSDLSGILEQLKPAREKLGERLWVSSSCSLLHVPVDLSSEERLDDEIKSWLAFAVEKCDEIAVLGRALSGDNSDKIRTLFALSDAVACSRKTSRRVHRKEVAQKVNAISPRLMQRHSPYAVRQKLQREKLKLPLFPTTTIGSFPQTTEIRRQRGLYRKKQLGRQAYLESMQQEIQATIKRQETLGLDVLVHGEAERNDMVEYFGEQLEGFVFTEYGWVQSYGSRCVKPPIIYGDICRPEPMTVSWSVFAQQQTRKIMKGMLTGPVTILCWSFPRDDVPKRTSCEQLALALRKEVTDLEQAGIQVIQIDEPAIREGLPLRKEDWPEYLDWAVNCFRLAASGVKDDTQIHTHMCYSEFNDIIEYIAAMDADVITIETSRSDMELLDAFEEFEYPNEIGPGVYDIHSPNVPEREWIKQLIQKAAEKIPPERLWINPDCGLKTRDWPEVEEALTNMVQVARELRAEY is encoded by the coding sequence ATGGCGACTTCGCATTGTGTTGGTTTTCCCAGAATTGGCAGATATCGTGAGCTGAAAAAAGCGACAGAGGCTTACTGGAGAGGCGATCTTGACCAGTCAGCCCTGATGGCTGAAGGCAGTCGTTTACGGTCAATGCACTGGCGAATGCAACAGGATGCCGGTATGGACTGGGTCGCTACTGGCGATTTTGCCTGGTATGACCAGATGTTGAACCATTCCATGATGCTGGGAGCGATTCCTCAACGCTTTGAAGATGGCATTGAAGATAACCAGCTGGATACCCAGTTTCGGATGGCAAGAGGACGTGCGCCCAGTGGTCAGGCGACAGCGGCCTGTGAAATGACCAAGTGGTTCGATACCAATTACCACTACATTGTGCCTGAACTGCACAAAGGTCAGACATTTCAGCTAACCAGCCGGGCGGTAATAGAAGAAACAGCTGAAGCTCAGGAGCAGGGATTTAATGCTAAACCGGTTCTGATTGGACCATTAACCTGGTTATGGCTTGGAAAAATTAAAGGAGAACACTTCAACCGGCTGGAGTTGCTTGATGATCTGGTGGTTGTTTATGGACAGGTGTTGTCGGAACTGGCAAAAACCAGTGTTCAATGGGTGCAGATAGATGAACCCATTCTGGTTCTGGATCTGCCACAACCGTGGTTGCAGGCATTTGAAAGCGTTTATAACAGGCTCCAGACACACGATATCAAGATTATGCTGGCGACCTATTTTGGTGGTTTGCAGGAGGCAACGACTACTGTCGTTAATTTGCCGGTTGAAGGTTTGCATATAGATCTGGTTCGCGCGCCTGAACAGTTAATGTCTGAGCTGGACCGGTTGCCTGCCTATAAAACACTGTCTGTCGGAGTGATTGATGGCAGAAATATCTGGCGTTCTGACCTTTCAGGTATTCTTGAACAGTTAAAGCCGGCTCGTGAGAAGCTGGGTGAACGACTGTGGGTATCTTCCAGCTGTTCATTGCTGCATGTTCCCGTTGACCTCAGTTCAGAAGAGCGGTTGGACGATGAAATTAAATCCTGGCTTGCTTTTGCGGTAGAGAAGTGTGATGAAATTGCAGTGCTTGGCAGGGCATTGTCAGGAGATAACAGCGACAAAATCAGAACGCTGTTTGCCTTGTCGGATGCGGTCGCCTGCAGTCGTAAAACATCCCGGAGAGTGCATCGAAAAGAGGTTGCGCAAAAGGTTAATGCCATTTCTCCCAGGCTGATGCAGCGACACTCCCCCTATGCGGTAAGACAAAAGTTGCAACGGGAGAAACTGAAGTTGCCGCTGTTTCCTACCACCACCATCGGGTCTTTTCCCCAGACGACAGAAATACGCCGACAGCGCGGCCTCTATCGGAAAAAACAGCTGGGCAGGCAGGCCTATCTTGAGTCCATGCAACAGGAAATTCAGGCCACCATAAAACGACAGGAAACGCTGGGGCTGGACGTTCTGGTTCATGGTGAGGCAGAGCGCAATGATATGGTGGAGTATTTTGGCGAACAGCTGGAAGGTTTTGTCTTCACTGAGTATGGCTGGGTGCAGAGTTACGGTAGCCGGTGTGTAAAGCCGCCCATTATATATGGTGATATCTGCCGGCCTGAGCCTATGACGGTTAGCTGGAGTGTGTTTGCCCAGCAGCAGACCAGAAAAATTATGAAAGGTATGCTCACAGGGCCGGTGACGATTCTTTGCTGGTCATTTCCAAGGGATGATGTTCCGAAAAGAACCTCCTGTGAGCAGCTGGCTCTGGCTCTGCGTAAAGAAGTGACGGATCTGGAACAGGCCGGGATTCAAGTCATTCAGATTGATGAACCGGCGATCAGGGAAGGTCTGCCTCTGAGAAAAGAGGACTGGCCAGAGTATCTGGACTGGGCGGTAAACTGTTTCCGGCTGGCAGCCAGTGGTGTAAAGGATGATACCCAGATTCACACCCATATGTGTTACAGCGAGTTCAATGACATCATCGAATACATTGCTGCCATGGATGCTGATGTGATTACCATTGAAACCTCCCGGTCCGACATGGAACTGCTGGATGCTTTTGAGGAATTTGAGTATCCCAATGAAATTGGCCCCGGGGTTTATGACATTCATTCGCCTAATGTGCCGGAACGGGAATGGATTAAACAGTTGATTCAGAAGGCGGCTGAAAAGATTCCGCCTGAGCGGTTGTGGATAAACCCGGACTGCGGCCTGAAAACCCGTGACTGGCCAGAAGTGGAAGAGGCCCTGACCAATATGGTGCAGGTTGCCAGAGAACTGAGAGCTGAATATTGA
- a CDS encoding ATP-binding protein encodes MSSIFLRIYGGLLFTLVLVAVLSGISVTLINGHRLGEYREDMVRGTFRLMSESLQELPEQERQAWLDEWAYRVAIPFSIVPVDQSGLSEKALQHMDRSGVSIQMLDDSRALVSTRLDQNRLLQGSVLNISEQIINGTLSLLREKLLRYPPEEREQRLQALSVSSFSYPVHLLNEAQTRLLPVQQKELRQGSMLMLLDDEGQSISMYTSLPDTGRLLRLGPLRLLNPYPFKLMISIGLFVLTSISLAIYILVRGMEKRLRRLERAATRFSRGDFDVRVTIGGTDSIGRLASAFNAMAGYIQRLLSLKKEMIRGVSHELRTPVARLRFGLDLIADAETSEEREKQLEGMDKDIEELDNLVDEFLTYANLEQAAPEIRYKRHDVDKVVAQVVSEYGRLQDRVEIEHIPCNVLDPRRFADVDRRYIHRAIQNLIGNACRYASGKVQVRFSSTQETCRVDVDDDGPGIAEEEWDRVFSAFSRLDDSRTRNTGGYGLGLSIVRRIMYWHNGRAMVSHSPMGGARFSLVWPRKQRR; translated from the coding sequence GTGAGTAGTATTTTTCTCCGAATATATGGCGGGCTTCTTTTCACGCTGGTGCTGGTGGCTGTTTTGTCTGGCATCTCGGTGACGCTGATCAATGGTCACCGTCTGGGTGAGTACCGTGAAGATATGGTCCGGGGCACATTCCGGCTGATGTCAGAAAGCCTTCAGGAACTGCCCGAACAGGAGCGTCAGGCGTGGCTGGATGAGTGGGCTTACCGGGTAGCCATTCCTTTTTCAATCGTACCGGTTGATCAGTCCGGACTCAGTGAAAAAGCCTTGCAGCACATGGATCGATCCGGTGTGTCTATTCAGATGTTGGATGACAGTCGGGCTCTGGTGTCTACCCGCCTTGACCAGAACCGGTTACTGCAGGGCAGTGTGTTGAATATTTCGGAGCAGATTATCAATGGCACACTGAGTTTGCTCCGGGAAAAGCTTCTGCGCTACCCGCCCGAAGAACGGGAACAGCGTTTGCAGGCGTTGTCGGTCAGCTCGTTCAGCTATCCGGTGCATCTGCTTAATGAAGCCCAGACCCGGCTGTTGCCTGTTCAGCAGAAGGAGTTGCGTCAGGGCAGTATGCTGATGCTGCTGGACGATGAGGGGCAGAGCATTTCCATGTACACCAGCCTGCCGGATACAGGCCGCCTGTTGCGGCTGGGGCCTCTGAGGTTACTGAATCCTTACCCCTTTAAGTTGATGATTTCCATCGGTTTGTTTGTGCTGACCTCGATCAGTCTGGCGATTTATATCCTGGTTCGCGGCATGGAGAAACGCCTGCGTCGTCTGGAGCGCGCTGCTACCCGTTTCAGCCGGGGCGATTTTGATGTACGGGTCACTATTGGTGGAACCGACTCTATCGGGCGCCTTGCTTCTGCCTTCAATGCGATGGCGGGCTACATTCAGCGACTACTGAGCCTGAAGAAGGAGATGATTCGTGGTGTTTCCCATGAGCTGCGAACGCCGGTGGCCCGTCTGCGTTTTGGTCTGGATCTGATTGCAGACGCTGAAACCAGTGAGGAGCGTGAGAAGCAGCTGGAAGGAATGGATAAGGATATCGAAGAGCTGGATAATCTGGTTGATGAATTTCTGACCTATGCCAATCTGGAACAGGCCGCTCCGGAGATTCGTTATAAACGACACGATGTTGATAAAGTGGTGGCGCAGGTGGTCAGTGAATACGGGCGCTTGCAGGATCGTGTGGAGATTGAACATATTCCCTGCAATGTGCTGGACCCAAGACGCTTTGCGGACGTTGACCGACGCTATATCCACCGTGCTATCCAGAACCTGATTGGCAATGCCTGCCGCTATGCCAGTGGCAAAGTTCAGGTACGTTTTTCATCCACTCAGGAAACCTGCAGAGTGGATGTAGACGACGACGGACCTGGTATTGCCGAGGAAGAGTGGGATCGGGTTTTCTCTGCTTTCAGTCGTCTGGACGACAGTCGTACCCGTAATACCGGCGGTTATGGTCTGGGACTTTCCATTGTCCGCAGGATTATGTACTGGCATAACGGTCGGGCGATGGTCAGTCACAGCCCGATGGGGGGAGCCCGGTTCAGTCTGGTATGGCCTCGCAAGCAGCGACGATAA
- a CDS encoding winged helix-turn-helix domain-containing protein yields the protein MENTETGRILIVEDDERLAALTRDYLENNGLQVTVEGDGGKAVERILQERPDLVVLDLMLPGEDGISICRRVRGQYHGQILMLTARAEDLDEVLGLEMGADDYVAKPVRPRVLLARIRALLRRAVAPAEEEQEQDASRLTFGPLVVDNAMREAWLNQESIELTSAEFDLLWLLCSNAGRVLSREEIFAQLRGIEYDGQDRSIDVRVSRIRPKIGDDPMHPRLIKTVRSKGYLFVKSD from the coding sequence GTGGAAAATACAGAGACAGGTCGAATACTGATCGTTGAGGACGATGAGCGGCTGGCAGCCCTGACCAGGGATTATCTTGAGAACAATGGCCTGCAGGTCACCGTGGAAGGCGACGGCGGCAAGGCCGTTGAACGCATTCTGCAGGAACGCCCTGATCTGGTCGTGCTGGATCTGATGCTGCCCGGAGAGGATGGCATATCGATCTGTCGCCGGGTTCGGGGACAGTATCACGGCCAGATTCTGATGCTGACGGCACGGGCTGAAGACCTTGATGAGGTTCTGGGTCTGGAAATGGGGGCTGACGACTATGTGGCCAAACCGGTTCGCCCCAGAGTTTTGCTGGCTCGTATCCGGGCTTTGCTGCGCCGGGCTGTTGCGCCGGCTGAAGAAGAGCAGGAACAGGATGCCAGTCGCCTGACGTTTGGTCCGCTGGTTGTCGATAATGCGATGCGCGAAGCCTGGCTGAATCAGGAAAGCATTGAGTTGACCAGCGCCGAGTTCGACCTTCTGTGGCTGCTCTGCTCCAATGCGGGTCGTGTCCTGAGCCGGGAAGAGATATTTGCCCAGCTGCGTGGCATCGAATACGACGGTCAGGACCGGTCTATCGATGTACGGGTATCCAGAATTCGTCCCAAAATTGGCGATGACCCGATGCATCCCCGCCTTATCAAAACAGTACGCAGTAAAGGCTATCTGTTTGTAAAAAGTGATTGA